The following are encoded together in the Opitutus sp. ER46 genome:
- a CDS encoding glycosyltransferase — protein sequence MPPPASPAGAERAPAPGATLDLSCIVPLFNNLALSQAMVESLRATLPARLAHEIILIDDGSTDGTRAWLASLREPPFRMLLNERNLGFAATNNRAATEARGRNLVLLNNDLVLQPRWLEPMLAAQHSLGRRAGLVGNVQVDARTGAVDHAGIVFNLKAKPEHDRRAPSRWSRGFAPVRHVPAVTAACVLVDASLWRELGGFDTGYVNGGEDVDLCFRARAAGRLNAVALRSVVRHHVSASPGRKLRDEANSERLARRWGADFVACATRAWCREYLAARHAEPRARDATFVRRAWLHAVGLSRTPPPEAIASLNAALDLEFVRWRALLAQISAPESGPR from the coding sequence ATGCCACCTCCCGCCTCCCCTGCTGGCGCGGAGCGTGCCCCCGCCCCGGGAGCCACGCTGGACCTGAGCTGCATCGTTCCGCTCTTCAACAATCTGGCGCTCAGCCAGGCGATGGTGGAGAGCCTGCGCGCCACGCTGCCGGCCAGACTCGCGCACGAGATCATCCTCATCGACGACGGCAGCACCGACGGCACTCGCGCCTGGCTGGCCTCGCTCCGTGAACCGCCCTTCCGGATGCTGCTGAACGAGCGCAATCTGGGTTTTGCCGCCACGAACAACCGCGCCGCCACCGAGGCCCGCGGCCGGAACCTCGTCCTGCTCAACAACGACCTGGTGCTGCAACCGCGCTGGCTCGAGCCGATGCTCGCCGCCCAGCATTCCCTCGGCCGCCGCGCCGGCCTCGTGGGCAACGTCCAGGTCGACGCCCGCACCGGTGCCGTCGACCACGCCGGCATCGTTTTCAACCTGAAGGCCAAGCCGGAGCATGACCGTCGCGCGCCGTCGCGCTGGTCGCGTGGGTTCGCGCCGGTCCGTCACGTGCCGGCGGTCACCGCCGCCTGCGTCCTGGTCGACGCCTCGCTGTGGCGCGAGCTCGGCGGCTTCGATACGGGCTACGTCAACGGCGGCGAGGACGTCGACCTCTGCTTCCGCGCACGCGCCGCGGGCCGCCTCAACGCGGTCGCGTTGCGCAGCGTCGTCCGGCACCACGTGAGCGCCTCGCCCGGCCGCAAGCTGCGCGACGAGGCCAACTCCGAGCGGCTCGCCCGCCGGTGGGGCGCCGACTTCGTCGCATGCGCCACCCGCGCATGGTGCCGCGAGTACCTTGCCGCCCGACACGCCGAACCCCGCGCGCGCGACGCCACGTTCGTCCGTCGTGCCTGGCTGCACGCCGTCGGCCTGAGCCGCACCCCGCCCCCCGAGGCAATCGCCTCGCTCAACGCCGCACTCGACCTCGAGTTCGTGCGCTGGCGCGCGCTGCTGGCGCAGATCTCCGCCCCGGAATCCGGCCCGCGATAG
- a CDS encoding glycosyltransferase yields the protein MPTPALSFVVPLYFSAETIREVVAQIEALEVEGGHEIILVNDGSTDATSTVCRELVRDARVPITLVEHARNFGEHNAVLTGWRHARGAHIVNLDDDGQNPPAEAVRLWAHAKATGLDVVFGHYEEKQHAAWRNLGSWFTNRVTDWALDKPRGFYLSSFRCVSAFAAKQVIKYAGPYPYIDGLLLQVTQRIGSMTVRHEVRQAGTSTYTLRRLVRLWLSAWINFSVAPLRVATVLGFLVAVLGIAALAVVGWLWWNDRGPSYGWGWLMAGMLIFSGTQLVLLGIIGEYIGRMFLAINQRPQAVEREVVTSAPSAR from the coding sequence ATGCCCACCCCCGCTCTCAGCTTCGTCGTTCCCCTCTACTTCAGCGCCGAAACCATCCGGGAGGTGGTGGCGCAGATCGAGGCGCTCGAAGTCGAAGGCGGGCACGAGATCATCCTCGTGAACGACGGTAGCACCGACGCGACAAGCACGGTGTGCCGCGAGCTGGTCCGCGACGCGCGGGTGCCAATCACGCTGGTCGAGCACGCACGGAATTTCGGCGAGCACAACGCGGTGCTCACCGGCTGGCGCCACGCCCGCGGTGCCCACATCGTGAATCTTGACGACGATGGCCAGAATCCGCCGGCCGAGGCCGTGCGGCTTTGGGCGCACGCGAAGGCCACGGGGCTGGATGTCGTGTTCGGCCACTACGAGGAGAAGCAGCACGCCGCCTGGCGGAACCTCGGGAGCTGGTTCACCAACCGGGTCACCGACTGGGCGCTGGACAAGCCGCGCGGCTTTTACCTCTCGAGCTTCCGGTGCGTGAGCGCGTTCGCGGCGAAGCAGGTCATCAAGTACGCGGGCCCGTACCCCTACATCGACGGCCTGCTGCTGCAGGTGACGCAGCGGATCGGGTCGATGACGGTGCGGCACGAGGTGCGCCAGGCCGGCACGAGCACGTACACCCTGCGGCGGCTGGTGCGGCTCTGGCTCAGCGCGTGGATCAATTTTTCGGTCGCGCCCCTGCGCGTGGCGACGGTCCTTGGCTTCCTCGTCGCCGTCCTCGGCATCGCCGCTCTCGCGGTGGTCGGCTGGCTGTGGTGGAACGACCGCGGGCCGAGCTACGGCTGGGGCTGGCTGATGGCCGGCATGCTGATCTTCTCCGGCACCCAACTCGTGCTCCTCGGCATCATCGGCGAGTACATCGGCCGGATGTTTTTGGCGATCAACCAGCGCCCCCAGGCCGTGGAGCGGGAGGTCGTGACGTCGGCGCCGAGCGCCCGTTGA
- a CDS encoding NAD-dependent epimerase/dehydratase family protein codes for MPAPLNFRRAYAGKRVLITGGLGFIGSNLARRLVALGAEVSVVDSLVPEYGGNRRNLDGVAGRIQVHVADVRDWPKLPKLVAGQDYLFNLAGQTSHMDSMTDPQTDLDINCRAQLAILEACRLHNPQIRIVFASTRQIYGRPDYLPVDEEHPLRPVDVNGINKIAGESFHLLYSRVHGIRATALRLTNTIGPRMRIKDARQTFVGVWIRRLLEGEPIEVWGGEQLRDFTYVDDAVEAFLLAAANPKAEGRVFNLGGPPPVTLEALAQLIVTANGGGVYVVREFPRDRRKIDIGDYYADDRLIGRVLGWKPRTDLRTALARTLAYYRRELRHYL; via the coding sequence ATGCCAGCCCCTCTGAACTTCCGCCGTGCGTACGCCGGCAAACGAGTCCTCATCACCGGTGGATTGGGGTTCATCGGTTCGAACCTTGCGCGGCGCCTCGTGGCGTTGGGCGCTGAGGTGAGCGTCGTCGACAGCCTCGTGCCCGAGTACGGCGGCAACCGGCGCAACCTCGACGGCGTGGCCGGCCGGATCCAGGTGCACGTGGCCGACGTGCGCGACTGGCCGAAACTGCCGAAGCTCGTCGCCGGGCAGGACTATCTTTTCAACCTCGCGGGGCAGACGAGCCACATGGACTCGATGACCGACCCGCAGACCGACCTGGACATCAACTGCCGGGCGCAACTGGCGATTCTCGAGGCGTGCCGGCTCCATAATCCGCAGATCCGGATCGTCTTCGCCAGCACACGGCAGATCTACGGCCGTCCTGATTACCTGCCGGTCGACGAGGAGCACCCACTGCGGCCCGTCGACGTGAACGGCATCAACAAGATCGCGGGGGAGTCGTTTCACCTCCTGTATTCGCGCGTGCACGGCATCCGGGCGACGGCATTGCGGCTGACGAACACGATCGGTCCGCGCATGCGCATCAAGGATGCGCGCCAGACCTTCGTCGGCGTGTGGATCCGGCGGCTGCTCGAGGGCGAGCCGATCGAGGTGTGGGGCGGGGAGCAGTTGCGCGACTTCACCTACGTCGATGACGCGGTGGAGGCGTTCCTGTTGGCCGCGGCGAACCCGAAGGCAGAGGGCCGCGTGTTCAATCTCGGCGGGCCGCCGCCAGTCACGCTCGAGGCGCTCGCCCAGCTCATCGTCACGGCGAATGGCGGCGGCGTGTACGTCGTGCGCGAGTTCCCTCGCGACCGGCGCAAGATCGATATCGGCGACTACTACGCGGACGACCGCCTGATCGGTCGCGTGCTCGGATGGAAGCCGCGGACCGACCTGCGCACCGCTCTCGCCCGGACCCTGGCGTACTATCGCCGCGAACTCCGGCACTATCTCTGA